The Carassius carassius chromosome 31, fCarCar2.1, whole genome shotgun sequence genome includes a region encoding these proteins:
- the LOC132111263 gene encoding zona pellucida sperm-binding protein 3-like isoform X1, whose protein sequence is MFVRMGFLQGVLVVVVIVAFDLKNAWGSLRRSQSLSSMKPQSAPASRDPALSSLGFLNPFQKASRFQSLVSRGFAQEPLGLQEKQLLQGPVKPLAWKFPIAPEVQSELALNFQLRQPVTPSSVAVQCSEDRVHVEVKKDMFSNGQLIQPSGLSMGGCPVVGEDSASGVLILEYALQDCNSVLMMTADELVYTFAVTYTPVAFAGTPITRTEGAVVGVQCHYQRLHNVSSDALNPTWVPYASTEVGQDVLVFSMNLMMDDWSYQRPSNVYYLGDIINIEASVKVYNHVPLRVFVDRCVATQVPDVTSVPRYSFIENHGCLVDAKATASNSHFMPQTQVDKIQFQLEAFMFQGGSSPSIYITCSVKATLASAPSDALHKSCSFSNGWLAADGNHQVCACCDSTCGPDGGSDAPIGGVQWEGKASLGPVMVQGRQKTLARLQ, encoded by the exons ATGTTTGTCAGGATGGGCTTTTTGCAAGGTGTATTAGTGGTGGTTGTGATTGTGGCATTTGATCTGAAGAATGCATGGGGAAGTTTGAGACGAAGTCAAAGTCTAAGCAGCATGAAGCCACAATCAGCTCCAGCTTCCAGAGATCCTGCTCTTTCTTCTCTAGGGTTCTTGAATCCTTTCCAAAAGGCTTCTCGGTTCCAGAGTCTTGTCTCCAGAGGATTTGCGCAagagcctcttggtcttcaggagaagcagcTGTTGCAGGGTCCAGTCAAGCCTTTGGCCTGGAAGTTTCCCATTGCTCCAGAGGTGCAAAGTGAGTTGGCACTGAACTTCCAGTTGAGGCAACCTGTGACTCCCAGTAGTGTGGCTGTTCAATGCAGTGAGGACCGGGTTCATGTGGAGGTGAAGAAGGATATGTTCAGCAATGGTCAgctgatccagccatctggttTGTCTATGGGAGGCTGTCCTGTTGTTGGTGAGGACTCTGCCTCTGGGGTGCTCATCCTTGAATATGCACTGCAGGACTGCAATAGTGTGCTGATG ATGACCGCAgatgagcttgtctacacctttgccGTTACCTACACTCCTGTGGCATTTGCTGGCACGCCAATTACCCGTACTGAGGGTGCAGTTGTTGGCGTTCAATGCCACTATCAAAG GCTCCATAATGTGAGCAGTGATGCTTTGAATCCAACTTGGGTTCCTTATGCTTCAACGGAGGTTGGCCAGGATGTCTTGGTGTTCTCCATGAACCTCATGATGG atgactggtccTATCAGAGGCCTTCAAATGTGTACTACTTGGGAGACATTATTAATATTGAGGCATCTGTGAAGGTGTACAACCACGTCCCactgcgtgtgtttgtggaccgctgtgtggccacccaagtacctgatgtgaCTTCTGTTCCGAGATATTCCTTCATTGAGAACCATGG GTGCCTTGTGGATGCCAAGGCTACGGCTTCCAACTCCCACTTCATGCCTCAAACCCAGGTAGACAAGATCCAGTTCCAGCTGGAGGCTTTCATGTTCCAGGGaggatccagtccttct atctacatTACGTGTAGCGTGAAGGCCACTCTTGCATCTGCACCTAGTGACGCtctccacaaatcctgttccttttCCAACGG gtggcttgctgctgatgggaaccaCCAGGTTTGTGCCTGCTGTGACTCaacatgtggtcctgatggtggaaGTGATGCTCCTATTGGGG GTGTTCAGTGGGAAGGCAAGGCCTCACTCGGTCCTGTAATGGTTCAAGGGCGACAGAAGACTTTGGCTCGTCTTCAATAA
- the LOC132111263 gene encoding zona pellucida sperm-binding protein 3-like isoform X2: MFVRMGFLQGVLVVVVIVAFDLKNAWGSLRRSQSLSSMKPQSAPASRDPALSSLGFLNPFQKASRFQSLVSRGFAQEPLGLQEKQLLQGPVKPLAWKFPIAPEVQSELALNFQLRQPVTPSSVAVQCSEDRVHVEVKKDMFSNGQLIQPSGLSMGGCPVVGEDSASGVLILEYALQDCNSVLMMTADELVYTFAVTYTPVAFAGTPITRTEGAVVGVQCHYQRLHNVSSDALNPTWVPYASTEVGQDVLVFSMNLMMDDWSYQRPSNVYYLGDIINIEASVKVYNHVPLRVFVDRCVATQVPDVTSVPRYSFIENHGCLVDAKATASNSHFMPQTQVDKIQFQLEAFMFQGGSSPSIYITCSVKATLASAPSDALHKSCSFSNGWLAADGNHQVCACCDSTCGPDGGSDAPIGGYCNTSHQNTGED; encoded by the exons ATGTTTGTCAGGATGGGCTTTTTGCAAGGTGTATTAGTGGTGGTTGTGATTGTGGCATTTGATCTGAAGAATGCATGGGGAAGTTTGAGACGAAGTCAAAGTCTAAGCAGCATGAAGCCACAATCAGCTCCAGCTTCCAGAGATCCTGCTCTTTCTTCTCTAGGGTTCTTGAATCCTTTCCAAAAGGCTTCTCGGTTCCAGAGTCTTGTCTCCAGAGGATTTGCGCAagagcctcttggtcttcaggagaagcagcTGTTGCAGGGTCCAGTCAAGCCTTTGGCCTGGAAGTTTCCCATTGCTCCAGAGGTGCAAAGTGAGTTGGCACTGAACTTCCAGTTGAGGCAACCTGTGACTCCCAGTAGTGTGGCTGTTCAATGCAGTGAGGACCGGGTTCATGTGGAGGTGAAGAAGGATATGTTCAGCAATGGTCAgctgatccagccatctggttTGTCTATGGGAGGCTGTCCTGTTGTTGGTGAGGACTCTGCCTCTGGGGTGCTCATCCTTGAATATGCACTGCAGGACTGCAATAGTGTGCTGATG ATGACCGCAgatgagcttgtctacacctttgccGTTACCTACACTCCTGTGGCATTTGCTGGCACGCCAATTACCCGTACTGAGGGTGCAGTTGTTGGCGTTCAATGCCACTATCAAAG GCTCCATAATGTGAGCAGTGATGCTTTGAATCCAACTTGGGTTCCTTATGCTTCAACGGAGGTTGGCCAGGATGTCTTGGTGTTCTCCATGAACCTCATGATGG atgactggtccTATCAGAGGCCTTCAAATGTGTACTACTTGGGAGACATTATTAATATTGAGGCATCTGTGAAGGTGTACAACCACGTCCCactgcgtgtgtttgtggaccgctgtgtggccacccaagtacctgatgtgaCTTCTGTTCCGAGATATTCCTTCATTGAGAACCATGG GTGCCTTGTGGATGCCAAGGCTACGGCTTCCAACTCCCACTTCATGCCTCAAACCCAGGTAGACAAGATCCAGTTCCAGCTGGAGGCTTTCATGTTCCAGGGaggatccagtccttct atctacatTACGTGTAGCGTGAAGGCCACTCTTGCATCTGCACCTAGTGACGCtctccacaaatcctgttccttttCCAACGG gtggcttgctgctgatgggaaccaCCAGGTTTGTGCCTGCTGTGACTCaacatgtggtcctgatggtggaaGTGATGCTCCTATTGGGG
- the LOC132111265 gene encoding zona pellucida sperm-binding protein 3-like: MGFLQGVLVVAVIVAFDLKNAWGSLRLSQSLSSLKPQSAPASRDPAPSSQGFLNPFQKASQFQSLDSRGFAQEPLGLQEKQLLQGPVKPLAWKFPIVPEVQSELAVNFQLRQPVTPSSVAVQCSEDRVHVEVKKDMFSNGQLIQPSGLSMGGCPVVGEDFASGVLILEYALQDCNSVLMMTVDELVYTFAVTYTPVAFAGTPITRTEGAVVGVQCHYQRLHNVSSDALNPTWVPYASTEVGQDVLVFSMNLMMDDWSYQRPSNVYYLGDIINIEASVKVYNHVPLRVFVDRCVATQVPDVTSVTRYSFIENHGCLVDAKATASSSHFMPQTQVDKIQFQLEAFMFQGGSSPSFYITCTVKATLASAPSDAIHKSCSFSNGWLAADGNHQVCACCDSTCGPDGGSDAPIGGVQWEGKASLGPVMVQGRPKTLASLQ, translated from the exons ATGGGCTTTTTACAAGGTGTATTAGTGGTGGCTGTGATTGTTGCATTTGATCTGAAGAATGCTTGGGGAAGTTTGAGACTCAGTCAAAGTCTAAGCAGCTTGAAGCCACAATCAGCTCCAGCTTCCAGAGACCCTGCTCCTTCTTCTCAAGGGTTCTTGAATCCTTTCCAAAAGGCTTCTCAGTTCCAGAGTCTTGACTCCAGAGGATTTGCGCAagagcctcttggtcttcaggagaagcagtTGTTGCAGGGTCCAGTCAAGCCTTTGGCCTGGAAGTTTCCCATTGTTCCAGAGGTGCAAAGTGAGTTGGCAGTAAACTTTCAGTTGAGGCAACCTGTGACTCCCAGTAGTGTGGCTGTTCAATGCAGTGAGGACCGGGTTCATGTTGAGGTGAAGAAGGATATGTTCAGCAATGGTCAgctgatccagccatctggttTGTCTATGGGAGGCTGTCCTGTTGTTGGTGAGGACTTTGCCTCTGGGGTGCTCATCCTTGAATATGCACTGCAGGACTGCAATAGTGTGCTGATG ATGACTGTGGATGAGCTCGTCTACACCTTTGCTGTTACCTACACTCCTGTGGCATTTGCTGGCACGCCGATTACCCGTACTGAGGGTGCAGTTGTTGGCGTTCAATGCCACTATCAAAG GCTCCATAATGTGAGCAGTGATGCTTTGAATCCAACTTGGGTTCCTTATGCTTCAACGGAGGTTGGCCAGGATGTCTTGGTGTTCTCCATGAACCTCATGATGG atgactggtccTATCAGAGGCCTTCAAATGTGTACTACTTGGGTGACATTATTAATATTGAGGCATCTGTGAAGGTGTACAACCACGTCCCactgcgtgtgtttgtggaccgctgtgtggccacccaagtacctgatgtgaCTTCTGTTACGAGATATTCCTTCATTGAGAACCATGG GTGCCTTGTGGATGCCAAGGCAACTGCTTCCAGCTCCCACTTCATGCCTCAAACCCAGGTAGACAAGATCCAGTTCCAGCTGGAGGCTTTCATGTTCCAGGGaggatccagtccttct TTCTACATAACGTGTACCgtgaaggccactcttgcttctgcacccAGTGACGCGATCCATAAATCCTGTTCCTTTTCCAACGG gtggcttgctgctgatgggaaccaccaggtttgtgcttgctgtgactcaacatgtggtcctgatggtggaaGTGATGCTCCTATTGGGG GTGTTCAGTGGGAAGGCAAGGCCTCACTCGGTCCTGTAATGGTTCAAGGGCGACCGAAGACTTTGGCTAGTCTTCAGTAA
- the crls1 gene encoding cardiolipin synthase (CMP-forming), with product MFLAACRKSWSSCVKGHTHRLTASTAATCHKTPANLSLKNTNVTSPLRWLQRLKRADLDLHRADPLCRSKLQTHPWRLSNAFSLYCTEASRKPGLGDKKPAKRDEDQADASSEEHFQFKELYENPWTIPNYLCVARIVLSPVLGYLIMEQYFHVSLGLFVLAGATDLLDGYIARNWPNQKSALGSALDPLADKILISVLYISLTYAQLIPAPLTALIISRDVALIAAVFYVRFKTVPPPVTLSKFFNPCYTTARLKPTLISKMNTGVQLFLVAASLAAPVFHYTDSVLLQSLWYITALTTAASGYSYYHYGKKTVEVLNKTK from the exons ATGTTTTTGGCAGCTTGTAGGAAGAGCTGGTCGAGCTGTGttaaaggacacacacacagactgactgCCAGCACTGCTGCCACCTGCCACAAAACACCTGCAAACCTCTCGCTGAAGAACACTAACGTTACATCACCCCTGCGATGGCTGCAGAGACTGAAGAGAGCAGATCTGGACCTTCACAGAGCTGACCCTCTCTGTAGATCAAAACTACAGACACATCCCTGGAGACTCAGCAATGCTTTCAGTCTCTACTGCACTGAAGCATCTAGAAAACCAGGCTTGggagacaaaaaacctgctaaaAGGGATGAAGATCAAGCAGACGCTTCCTCTGAAGAACATTTCCAGTTTAAAGAGCTG TATGAGAATCCATGGACGATCCCTAATTACCTCTGTGTTGCCCGGATCGTTCTGTCTCCTGTCCTGGGATACTTAATCATGGAGCAGTACTTCCACGTCTCTCTGGGGCTTTTTGTTCTGGCTGGAGCTACAGACCTG TTGGACGGCTACATCGCACGTAACTGGCCCAATCAGAAGTCGGCTCTGGGCAGCGCTCTGGATCCATTGGCTGATAAGATTCTTATCAGTGTTCTTTACATCAGTCTGACATATGCACAACTCATCCCAG CTCCACTGACAGCACTCATCATCTCCAGAGATGTAGCACTGATTGCTGCTGTTTTTTATGTACGGTTTAAAACCGTTCCACCTCCA GTGACACTCAGTAAATTCTTCAACCCGTGTTACACCACTGCCCGGCTGAAACCAACACTCATCAGCAAG atgaaCACGGGTGTGCAGTTGTTTCTGGTGGCGGCGTCTCTGGCTGCGCCGGTGTTTCACTACACCGACAGTGTTTTACTGCAGTCACTGTG GTACATCACCGCTCTGACGACCGCAGCATCTGGTTACAGTTACTATCATTACGGTAAAAAGACCGTTGAGGTGCTGAACAAGACAAAGTAG
- the mcm8 gene encoding DNA helicase MCM8: MSSQGSARGSWRGGNNSAGGGGGGWRGGRGWSNGQYRGWRGRQWSRGGGNCSTNNTQHGFTPQVSQVRGSQATLDIMCPYKGWRLYFSEGFVESTPYVEKIKVFERYFTSQIELYDKDEIERKGSILVDYKDLLSNKLISHTLPDLAKDLKEMPEKILDCLGVAIHQVLTVDLERRAAELQGQEELPAGLRPIINIPHISARVYNYEPLTPLKSLRANLYGKFVAVRGTVVRVSNIKPLCRKLAFVCNSCGDTQSVTLPDGKYAMPTKCLQTECRGRSFTPNRSSPFTLTVDWQTVKVQELMSGDQRESGRIPRTIECELTQDLVDSCVPGDMVTITGVIKVSNEEGNGRNKKDKCMFLLYIQANSVSNSKGQKSKAASDSEGQGPSVEFSIKDLYAIQEIQAQEDLFKLIVNSLCPAIYGHLLVKAGLALTLFGGCQKYVDDKNRIPIRGDPHILIVGDPGLGKSQMLQAVCNVAPRGVYVCGNTTTTSGLTVSLSRDSGSGDYALEAGALVLGDQGICCIDEFDKMGSQHQALLEAMEQQSISLAKAGIVCTLPARTSIIAAANPVGGHYNKAKTVSENLKMGSALLSRFDLVFILLDTPNEDHDHLLSEHVMALRAGKNGAISSAAVTRYSTQESSISILEVSSEKPLADTLKLVPGEAFDPIPHQLLRKYVGYARHYVHPTLSAEAAQVLQDFYLELRKQNQTADSTPITTRQLESLIRLTEARARVELREKATQSDAEDVVEIMKHSLADTYSDEFGRLDFDRSQLGSGMSNRSKVKKFVTALNKLSERTSKSMFEFQELRQLAKDLQIQVVDFEGFIGALNEQGYLLKKGHRTYQLQTI, from the exons ATGAGCAGTCAGGGTTCTGCCCGAGGGTCATGGAGGGGTGGAAACAACTCTgctggtggaggaggaggagggtggagaggaggaagaggatggaGTAATGGTCAGTACAGAGGGTGGAGAGGCCGCCAGTGGAGCAGAGGAGGAGGAAACTGTTCCACCAACAATACACAACATG GGTTTACTCCACAAGTTAGTCAAGTGCGTGGAAGTCAAGCAACCCTTGACATCATGTGTCCATACAAAGGATGGCGACTCTATTTTTCTGAAg GTTTTGTCGAGAGTACACCATATGTTGAGAAGATTAAAGTGTTTGAGCGGTACTTCACATCGCAGATTGAGCTTTATGATAAG GATGAGATTGAAAGGAAAGGCAGCATTTTGGTGGACTACAAAGACCTTCTGTCTAACAAACTGATTTCACACACTCTTCCTGATCTTGCTAAAGATCTTAAAGAAATGCCTGAGAAGATACTGGACTGCTTGGGTGTGGCAATTCACCAG GTATTGACTGTGGATCTAGAGAGACGTGCAGCAGAACTGCAGGGACAGGAAGAGCTTCCTGCTGGTCTACGGCCCATAATCAACATCCCTCATATCAGCGCCAG GGTGTATAACTACGAGCCACTGACTCCTTTGAAAAGTCTGAGAGCAAATTTATACGGCAAGTTTGTTGCGGTCAGAGGCACCGTGGTGAGAGTGAGTAACATTAAACCGCTCTGCAGAAAGCTTGCGTTCGTCTGTAACAGCTGTGGAGACACACAGAGCGTCACGCTGCCTGATGGGAAATACGCCATGCCCACTAAG TGTTTACAGACTGAATGTCGTGGTCGGTCGTTCACTCCAAACAGAAGTTCACCTTTCACACTCACTGTCGACTGGCAGACAGTAAA GGTTCAGGAGCTGATGTCAGGTGACCAGCGTGAGTCCGGCCGGATCCCACGCACTATTGAATGTGAGCTCACGCAGGACCTCGTGGACAGCTGTGTGCCTGGAGACATGGTCACCATCACAGGGGTCATTAAAGTGTCCAATGAAGAGG GAAATGGCAGAAACAAGAAGGACAAGTGCATGTTCCTGTTGTACATCCAGGCGAATTCAGTCAGCAACTCAAAGGGTCAGAAAAGCAAAGCGGCGTCTGACTCTGAGGGCCAGGGACCTTCAGTTGAGTTCTCCATCAAAGATCTCTACGCCATCCAAGAGATTCAAGCTCAAGAGGACTTATTCAAACTCATAGTGAA CTCTCTTTGTCCTGCCATTTATGGCCATTTG CTTGTCAAAGCAGGGCTGGCTCTGACTCTGTTTGGTGGATGTCAAAAGTATGTTGATGATAAAAATCGCATCCCAATAAGAGGAGACCCGCATATTCTCATCGTTGGAGACCCTGGACTTGGTAAAAGTCAGATGTTACAG GCCGTGTGTAACGTGGCTCCTCGGGGCGtatatgtttgtggaaacacGACCACCACCTCAGGACTGACTGTATCTCTGTCCCGGGACAGTGGATCGGGAGATTACGCTCTTGAGGCAGGAGCGCTGGTGCTGGGAGATCAAG GTATCTGTTGTATTGATGAGTTTGATAAGATGGGCAGCCAGCATCAGGCTCTTCTGGAGGCCATGGAGCAGCAGAGCATCAGTCTGGCTAAAGCTGGGATTGTGTGCACACTTCCTGCTCGAACCTCCATCATTGCAGCGGCCAATCCAGTCGGAGGGCATTACAATAAAGCCAAGACTGTCTCTGAGAACCTGAA AATGGGAAGCGCGCTGCTGTCCAGGTTTGATCTGGTCTTCATCTTGTTGGACACCCCTAACGAGGACCACGACCACCTGCTGTCCGAACACGTGATGGCCTTGCGTGCAGGAAAGAACGGTGCGATCAGCAGTGCTGCGGTCACACGCTACAGCACGCAGGAGTCCAGCATCTCCATTCTGGAGGTGTCCTCGGAGAAACCCCTCGCTGACACACTCAAA CTGGTTCCAGGAGAGGCATTTGACCCCATCCCTCACCAGCTTTTGCGGAAGTACGTGGGCTACGCCCGCCACTACGTTCACCCCACTCTCTCTGCAGAGGCTGCACAGGTGCTGCAGGACTTTTATTTGGAGCTGCGCAAACAGAACCAGACGGCCGACAGCACACCCATCACCACCCGCCAGCTGGAGTCCCTCATCCGACTCACAGAG GCCAGAGCTCGTGTTGAGCTCAGAGAAAAAGCTACGCAAAGTGATGCAGAGGATGTCGTGGAGATCATGAAACACAG CTTGGCCGACACTTACTCTGATGAGTTTGGCCGTCTGGATTTCGACCGCTCTCAGCTGGGCTCTGGGATGAGTAACCGCTCCAAAGTCAAGAAATTTGTCACGGCGTTAAACAAACTCTCTGAACGCACCAGCAAAAGCATGTTTGAGTTCCAGGAGCTACGACAGCTCGCCAAAGATCTGCAAATACAG GTTGTGGATTTCGAGGGCTTCATCGGTGCGCTCAATGAGCAGGGTTACCTTCTGAAGAAAGGCCACAGGACCTATCAGCTTCAAACCATATAA